One genomic window of Pseudomonas sp. LFM046 includes the following:
- a CDS encoding class I adenylate cyclase, with product MTRTQEIRPDIEDGIDRKVLAQLRARFLKVNSGRLDRAMHALSTRQQLVLKLLPLLFHVNHPLLPGYVSGTTPAGVAAFEPDDELLAEAQRLTRSFAYKARRGPQPTPIHGLFLMGSLGTVAQAEQSDMDIWVCHDPELDAAATAELQRKCTALEEWAATQGAEAHFFLVDPARFTQGDREAKLTSDDCGTTQHYLLLDEFYRTAIWLAGRTPLWWLVPVYEEARYDEYARTLLSKRFIRADDVLDLGHLAQIPPGEFIGASMWQLYKGIESPYKSVLKLLLTEVYASEHPQVACLSLRFKEAVYANRLDLDELDPYMVVYRRLEEYLRGRNEPERLELIRRCLYLKVNKKLSRPPGNRSKSWQRLLLERLTAEWHWQPRQLAMLDSRSQWKVRQVMAERRALVNELTYSYRFLSQFARNEQAIGTLSSRDLGVLGRRLYAAFERKAGKVEFINPGIAPDIAEDTLTLVQAPSPEAEGETQWALYPGSLNALEWRDFAPIKRSRELIALLAWCHRNGVIDAGTRLSLHPGTSDLTEFELSNLLTSLQQAFPLPLAPVDENALLRAGVPSEVLLLVNVGVDPLKHHSQKNLHLTTERTDALGYSGVRENLVLTIDQVTLNSWNEMLVTRYDGPDALVACLRDYLNSLPAGGGQAALRVRCFCRNRAQAISQRVEELFGDAQALLNVAGVPRFLLQIQQRFHVLQLEPGQVAHASLADLPALVEHLGRDLPGYSPLQLDRHALTDHDLAVILPLGRANCIQVFYRQDGDSAEISLLDEHNALWRQRLPFRDEQSLLTPLHRFLQSLLYRRNALLPLDSPQPAPSPEIAYYEVVRQGRQLERRAPPSAGVTHPFYDVQAIVEPAEPGTVHVTLYCNHREFSELEYGSGLFAAVARHILAQRRSPERYPCYITDLDLSRVQGKGHAQTVHYLRYKVELEERLNRALRDS from the coding sequence TCCTCAAGGTCAACAGTGGCCGCCTGGACCGTGCCATGCACGCGCTGTCCACCCGCCAGCAGTTGGTGCTGAAGCTGTTGCCGCTGCTGTTCCACGTCAATCACCCACTGCTGCCCGGCTATGTCTCCGGCACCACACCCGCCGGCGTGGCGGCCTTCGAGCCCGACGACGAACTGCTGGCCGAAGCCCAGCGCCTCACCCGTTCCTTCGCCTACAAGGCACGCCGCGGTCCGCAACCGACGCCCATCCACGGCCTGTTCCTGATGGGCAGCCTCGGCACCGTGGCCCAGGCGGAGCAGAGCGACATGGATATCTGGGTCTGCCACGACCCGGAGCTGGATGCCGCCGCCACCGCCGAGCTCCAGCGCAAGTGCACCGCCCTGGAGGAGTGGGCTGCCACCCAGGGGGCCGAGGCGCATTTCTTCCTGGTCGACCCGGCTCGCTTCACCCAGGGTGATCGCGAGGCGAAGCTGACCTCCGACGACTGCGGCACCACCCAGCATTACCTGCTGCTGGACGAGTTCTACCGCACCGCCATCTGGCTGGCCGGGCGCACACCGCTCTGGTGGCTGGTGCCGGTCTACGAGGAGGCGCGCTACGACGAGTACGCCCGCACCCTGCTGTCCAAGCGCTTCATCCGCGCCGACGATGTGCTGGACCTCGGCCACCTGGCGCAAATCCCGCCAGGCGAGTTCATCGGCGCCAGCATGTGGCAGCTGTATAAAGGGATCGAGTCACCCTACAAGTCGGTGCTCAAGCTGCTCCTCACCGAGGTCTACGCCAGCGAACACCCCCAGGTGGCGTGCCTGTCCCTGCGCTTCAAGGAAGCGGTCTACGCCAACCGCCTCGACCTCGACGAACTGGACCCCTACATGGTGGTGTACCGCCGCCTTGAGGAGTACCTGCGCGGGCGCAACGAACCCGAGCGCCTGGAGTTGATCCGTCGCTGCCTCTATCTGAAGGTCAACAAGAAACTCAGCCGCCCGCCGGGCAACCGCAGCAAGAGCTGGCAACGCCTGCTGCTGGAACGCCTGACCGCCGAGTGGCACTGGCAGCCGCGCCAGTTGGCGATGCTCGACAGCCGCAGCCAGTGGAAGGTACGCCAGGTGATGGCCGAACGCCGCGCCCTGGTCAACGAACTGACCTACAGCTACCGCTTCCTGTCCCAGTTCGCCCGCAACGAGCAGGCCATCGGCACCCTCAGCAGCCGCGACCTGGGCGTGCTCGGCCGGCGTCTCTACGCCGCGTTCGAACGCAAGGCCGGCAAGGTGGAATTCATTAACCCCGGAATCGCCCCGGACATCGCCGAAGACACCCTCACCCTGGTGCAGGCCCCCAGCCCGGAGGCCGAAGGCGAAACCCAGTGGGCGCTCTACCCGGGCAGTTTGAACGCCCTGGAATGGCGGGATTTCGCGCCCATCAAGCGCAGCCGGGAGCTCATCGCCCTGCTCGCCTGGTGCCACCGCAACGGCGTGATCGACGCCGGCACCCGTCTCTCCCTGCATCCGGGCACCAGCGACCTGACCGAATTCGAGCTGTCCAACCTGCTGACCAGTCTGCAGCAGGCCTTCCCCCTGCCCCTGGCCCCGGTGGATGAGAACGCCCTGCTGCGTGCCGGCGTGCCATCGGAAGTGCTGTTGCTGGTGAACGTCGGCGTCGACCCGCTGAAGCACCACAGCCAGAAAAACCTCCACCTGACCACCGAACGCACCGACGCCCTGGGCTATTCCGGGGTGCGCGAGAACCTGGTGCTGACCATCGACCAGGTGACCCTGAACAGCTGGAATGAAATGCTGGTGACCCGCTACGACGGCCCCGACGCCCTGGTCGCCTGCCTGCGGGACTACCTCAACAGCCTGCCTGCCGGTGGCGGCCAGGCGGCTCTGCGGGTGCGCTGCTTCTGCCGCAACCGCGCCCAGGCGATCAGCCAGCGGGTGGAGGAATTGTTCGGCGATGCCCAGGCGCTGCTCAACGTCGCCGGTGTGCCGCGCTTCCTGTTGCAGATCCAGCAGCGTTTCCATGTGTTGCAACTGGAGCCGGGACAGGTCGCCCACGCCAGCCTGGCGGACCTGCCGGCACTGGTGGAACACCTGGGACGCGACCTGCCGGGTTACAGCCCGCTGCAACTGGACCGCCATGCCCTGACAGACCACGACCTGGCGGTGATTCTGCCGCTGGGCCGCGCCAACTGCATCCAGGTGTTCTACCGCCAGGACGGTGACAGCGCCGAGATCAGCCTGCTCGACGAGCACAACGCCCTGTGGCGCCAGCGCCTGCCCTTCCGCGACGAACAGAGCCTGCTGACCCCGCTGCATCGTTTCCTGCAGTCCTTGCTCTACCGCCGCAACGCCCTGCTGCCGCTGGACAGCCCCCAGCCAGCACCGTCGCCGGAAATCGCCTACTACGAGGTGGTGCGTCAGGGCCGCCAGCTTGAACGCCGCGCGCCGCCTTCCGCCGGGGTGACCCATCCCTTCTACGACGTGCAGGCCATCGTCGAGCCGGCCGAGCCGGGCACCGTGCACGTCACGCTGTACTGCAACCACCGGGAATTCTCCGAACTGGAGTACGGCAGCGGACTGTTCGCCGCCGTGGCCCGGCACATCCTCGCCCAGCGCCGCTCGCCGGAGCGCTACCCCTGCTACATCACCGACCTCGACTTGTCGCGGGTGCAGGGCAAGGGCCACGCGCAGACGGTCCACTACCTGCGCTACAAGGTGGAGCTGGAGGAAAGGTTGAACAGGGCATTGCGGGATAGCTGA
- the rnk gene encoding nucleoside diphosphate kinase regulator yields the protein MNTQPSITITRLDLQRLERLLDSLEEFGPAAEALERELARAQVVGHEEVPPGVVTMNSRVHCREEGSGKDYHLTLVYPDEAGGEGKVSVLAPVGCALLGLSVGQHIDWLVPGGKTLKLTLLDVEYQPEAAGEYAR from the coding sequence ATGAACACCCAGCCGTCCATCACCATCACCCGTCTCGACCTGCAACGCCTGGAGCGCCTGCTCGACAGCCTGGAGGAGTTCGGCCCCGCCGCCGAGGCGCTGGAACGCGAGCTGGCTCGCGCCCAGGTGGTCGGCCATGAGGAGGTTCCGCCGGGCGTCGTCACCATGAATTCGCGGGTGCATTGCCGTGAGGAAGGTAGCGGCAAGGACTACCACCTGACCCTGGTCTATCCGGACGAAGCGGGTGGCGAGGGCAAGGTATCCGTCCTCGCCCCGGTGGGCTGCGCGCTGCTCGGCCTGTCCGTCGGCCAGCACATCGACTGGCTTGTGCCGGGTGGCAAGACCCTCAAGCTGACCCTGCTGGACGTCGAGTACCAGCCCGAGGCGGCTGGCGAATACGCCCGCTGA
- a CDS encoding DUF1289 domain-containing protein — MSSTNSDTAPPARHPSPCVRRCCLDDTDVCVGCGRTLAEICEWGQASDPRRREICAAAQQRRRPTPG, encoded by the coding sequence TTGAGTTCGACGAACTCTGACACCGCGCCACCGGCACGGCACCCGTCGCCGTGCGTCCGACGCTGTTGTCTGGACGATACCGACGTCTGCGTAGGATGCGGCCGGACCCTGGCGGAAATCTGCGAATGGGGCCAGGCCAGCGACCCGCGCCGCCGTGAAATCTGCGCTGCGGCCCAGCAGCGACGGCGCCCGACGCCGGGTTGA
- the cyaY gene encoding iron donor protein CyaY, with product MMSLSEARFHDLVDETQERVEDAFDDSDLDLDLENSGGVLTVRFENGSQVILSRQEPLRQLWVAARSGGFHFDYDEASGRWICDSSDEPLGELLSRVTREQAGEDLEFDEL from the coding sequence CTGATGAGTTTGAGCGAAGCCCGATTCCACGACCTGGTCGACGAAACCCAGGAACGCGTGGAAGACGCATTCGATGACAGCGACCTGGATCTGGACCTGGAAAACAGCGGCGGTGTGCTCACCGTGCGTTTCGAGAACGGCAGCCAGGTGATCCTCAGCCGCCAGGAGCCGCTCCGTCAGCTCTGGGTGGCGGCGCGTTCGGGGGGCTTCCACTTCGATTACGACGAAGCCAGCGGACGCTGGATCTGTGACAGCAGCGACGAGCCCCTGGGCGAGCTGCTCAGCCGTGTGACCCGCGAGCAGGCGGGCGAAGACCTTGAGTTCGACGAACTCTGA
- a CDS encoding AraC family transcriptional regulator — MDNAASLAGSVSVAYLQGLVERLGQSGVAPAELLGHVQLTPAILAQRDQRIAASAYLELLGQAARLSGDPYLGLHLGEAVRPGHYGVLGYLLMSCATLADALHRQARYAALVGNLGRVELADEPAREGLEPQVAHSWESLMPQQRALLAEETLAGWVTFGRWITGLDIPPTEVRFQHPAPADTSEHQRIFRCPVLFGQADNALVFPTRLLATPLGQADADVRRLFDEYAERLLAELRQGHSVLDRAREQLATQLATDGPDLERLAEALTLSPRTLQRRLREAGLSFSQLVDETRQQLVLHYLRDPALALADIAFLVGFSEPGSLGRAFRRWTGQSLGEYRRPLPPNALR, encoded by the coding sequence ATGGACAACGCCGCATCCCTTGCCGGCTCGGTCTCGGTCGCCTATCTGCAGGGCCTGGTGGAGCGTCTTGGCCAGTCCGGTGTGGCCCCCGCCGAGCTGCTGGGGCACGTGCAGCTGACGCCCGCCATCCTCGCCCAGCGTGACCAGCGCATCGCCGCCAGCGCCTATCTGGAGCTGCTGGGCCAGGCCGCGCGCTTGTCCGGCGATCCGTATCTGGGTCTGCACCTGGGCGAAGCGGTGCGACCCGGCCACTACGGCGTGCTGGGCTACCTGCTGATGAGCTGCGCCACCCTGGCCGACGCCTTGCACCGCCAGGCGCGCTATGCGGCGCTGGTGGGTAACCTGGGGCGGGTCGAGCTGGCCGACGAGCCGGCACGCGAGGGCCTGGAGCCCCAGGTAGCCCACAGCTGGGAATCCCTGATGCCGCAACAGCGCGCCCTGCTGGCGGAGGAGACCCTGGCCGGCTGGGTGACCTTCGGCCGCTGGATCACCGGGCTGGATATCCCGCCCACCGAAGTGCGCTTCCAGCACCCGGCACCGGCGGACACCTCGGAGCACCAGCGGATCTTCCGTTGCCCGGTGCTGTTCGGCCAGGCGGACAATGCCCTGGTCTTTCCCACGCGTCTGCTGGCGACACCCCTGGGCCAGGCCGACGCCGACGTGCGCCGCCTGTTCGATGAGTACGCCGAACGCCTGCTGGCCGAATTGCGCCAGGGCCACAGCGTGCTGGACCGCGCCCGCGAGCAGCTGGCTACCCAGCTGGCCACCGATGGGCCGGACCTGGAGCGCCTGGCCGAGGCCCTGACTCTCAGCCCGCGCACCCTGCAGCGCCGTCTGCGCGAGGCCGGGTTATCCTTCAGCCAGTTGGTGGACGAGACGCGCCAGCAGCTGGTGCTGCACTATCTGCGCGATCCGGCCCTGGCGCTGGCCGATATCGCCTTCCTGGTCGGTTTCAGCGAGCCCGGTTCCCTGGGGCGTGCCTTCCGCCGCTGGACCGGACAAAGCCTCGGCGAGTACCGTCGCCCTTTACCCCCAAATGCCCTGAGGTAA
- a CDS encoding lipoprotein, whose amino-acid sequence MKRLHAPFVALLAVACLLAGCGQKGPLYMPDDEKAAKEHQKDVYIR is encoded by the coding sequence ATGAAGCGACTCCACGCCCCTTTCGTCGCCCTGCTCGCTGTCGCCTGCCTGCTGGCCGGCTGTGGCCAGAAAGGCCCGCTGTACATGCCTGACGACGAAAAAGCAGCGAAAGAACACCAGAAAGACGTGTACATCCGCTGA
- the lysA gene encoding diaminopimelate decarboxylase, which translates to MDAFTYRDGELFAEGVALSDIAARFGTPTYVYSRAAIEAGYKAYADALAGTPGMICYAVKANSNLGVLNLLARLGAGFDIVSSGELERVLAAGGAAERIVFSGVGKTRDDMRRALEAGVHCFNVESRNELERLQNVAAAMEVKAPVSLRVNPDVDAGTHPYIATGLKENKFGISIDEAEAVYAQAASLPNLDVIGVDCHIGSQLTSLEPFLDALDRLLALIDRLTARGIAIRHLDLGGGLGVRYRDEQPPLPGEYLQAVRQRLAGRNLELLFEPGRSIVANAGVLLTQVEYLKHTEHKDFAVIDAAMNDLIRPALYDAWMDVVPVQPHAGIERTYDLVGPICETGDFLARERSLVLAEGDLLAVRSAGAYGFVMSSNYNTRGRAAEVLVDDEQAYEVRRRETIEDLYAGESLLPQ; encoded by the coding sequence ATGGACGCTTTCACTTACCGCGACGGAGAGCTGTTCGCGGAAGGCGTAGCGCTGTCCGACATCGCCGCCCGCTTCGGTACGCCCACCTACGTCTATTCCCGCGCCGCCATCGAGGCAGGCTACAAGGCCTATGCCGATGCACTGGCCGGTACCCCGGGCATGATCTGCTACGCGGTCAAGGCCAATTCGAACCTCGGCGTGCTGAACCTGCTGGCGCGCCTCGGTGCGGGCTTCGACATCGTCTCCAGCGGCGAGCTGGAGCGGGTCCTGGCCGCCGGTGGTGCCGCCGAGCGCATCGTCTTCTCCGGCGTCGGCAAGACCCGTGACGACATGCGCCGCGCCCTGGAGGCCGGCGTGCACTGCTTCAACGTGGAGTCGCGCAACGAGCTGGAACGCCTGCAGAACGTGGCCGCTGCCATGGAAGTGAAGGCCCCGGTTTCCCTGCGGGTGAACCCGGACGTGGATGCCGGCACCCACCCCTACATCGCCACCGGGCTCAAGGAAAACAAGTTCGGCATCTCCATCGACGAAGCGGAAGCGGTCTACGCCCAGGCGGCCAGCCTGCCGAATCTCGATGTGATCGGCGTCGACTGCCACATCGGCTCGCAGCTCACCAGCCTGGAGCCCTTCCTCGACGCCCTCGACCGCCTGCTCGCGCTGATCGACCGCCTGACCGCACGCGGCATCGCCATCCGTCACCTGGACCTCGGCGGCGGCCTCGGCGTGCGCTATCGCGACGAACAGCCGCCCCTGCCCGGCGAATACCTCCAGGCCGTGCGCCAGCGCCTGGCGGGCCGCAACCTGGAGCTGCTGTTTGAACCCGGCCGCTCCATCGTGGCCAACGCCGGTGTCCTGCTCACCCAGGTGGAATACCTCAAGCACACTGAACACAAGGATTTCGCGGTGATCGACGCGGCCATGAACGACCTGATCCGCCCGGCGCTTTACGACGCCTGGATGGACGTGGTGCCGGTGCAGCCCCATGCCGGCATCGAGCGGACCTACGACCTGGTCGGCCCGATCTGCGAAACCGGCGACTTCCTCGCCCGCGAACGCAGTCTGGTGCTCGCCGAGGGCGACCTGCTGGCGGTACGTTCCGCCGGCGCCTACGGTTTTGTGATGAGCTCGAACTACAACACCCGCGGCCGCGCCGCCGAGGTGCTGGTGGATGACGAGCAGGCCTACGAAGTGCGCCGCCGCGAAACCATCGAAGACCTTTACGCCGGCGAAAGCCTGCTGCCGCAGTGA